One Triticum dicoccoides isolate Atlit2015 ecotype Zavitan chromosome 5B, WEW_v2.0, whole genome shotgun sequence genomic window carries:
- the LOC119309826 gene encoding auxin-responsive protein SAUR66-like, whose translation MVIKVFCPFDGQTTTSWSTPPSYINHSTPFLPTSQFQACYTFFANLQLAIAREVLCTIGMAEKISVARKAGLITKTLDRCRSTTTRNKPAEGCFSVYVGADRQRYVVRMECLNHPLFQALLEEAEEAFGYADAGPLELPCNIEAFAKVLEKIGEEKHMAARRRHVLPRVNSYRSLGTGWPMIVGRS comes from the exons atggtgatcaaagtcttctgc CCTTTCGATGGACAGACGACCACGTCTTGGTCGACCCCTCCCTCCTATATAAACCATTCCACCCCTTTCCTCCCAACCTCCCAATTCCAAGCTTGCTACACCTTCTTTGCAAATTTACAACTAGCTATAGCCCGCGAGGTTCTGTGCACCATAGGCATGGCTGAGAAGATTTCTGTGGCCAGGAAGGCCGGGCTGATCACGAAGACGTTGGACCGGTGCCGGAGCACGACAACGAGGAACAAGCCAGCAGAGGGCTGCTTCTCGGTGTACGTCGGCGCGGATAGACAACGGTACGTGGTGCGGATGGAGTGCCTGAACCACCCGTTGTTCCAGGCGCTgctggaggaggccgaggaggcgtTTGGGTACGCAGATGCAGGGCCCCTCGAGTTGCCCTGCAACATCGAGGCGTTTGCCAAGGTGCTAGAGAAGATCGGGGAGGAGAAGCATATGGCGGCCCGGAGGAGGCATGTCCTCCCTAGGGTGAACTCCTATCGGTCGCTTGGCACTGGCTGGCCTATGATTGTTGGCCGGTCGTAA
- the LOC119305849 gene encoding indole-3-acetic acid-induced protein ARG7-like has translation MGMAEKGSAARKAGLITKTLDRCRSTTARNNKPAEGCFSVYVGAGKQRFVVRTECLNHPLFRALLEEAEEAFGYADAGPLELPCNTEAFTKVLEKIEEEKRMTAGRRHGLARGNSYRLLSTGQPAIIGRS, from the coding sequence ATGGGCATGGCTGAGAAGGGGTCGGCAGCAAGGAAGGCCGGGCTGATCACCAAGACGCTGGACCGGTGCCGGAGCACGACGGCGAGGAACAACAAGCCGGCGGAGGGCTGCTTCTCGGTGTACGTCGGTGCGGGCAAGCAGCGGTTCGTGGTGCGGACGGAGTGCTTGAACCACCCGCTGTTCCGGGCACTgcttgaggaggccgaggaggcGTTTGGGTACGCTGACGCGGGGCCCCTCGAGCTGCCCTGCAACACCGAGGCCTTTACCAAGGTGCTGGAGAAGATCGAGGAGGAGAAGCGGATGACGGCGGGGAGGAGGCATGGCCTCGCCAGGGGGAACTCCTACCGGCTGCTCAGCACCGGCCAGCCTGCCATCATTGGCCGGTCGTAG
- the LOC119311031 gene encoding olee1-like protein: MARNCRAPAAAFMAPLLVAAAVVVSFLGGGAEARKSSNITVVGSVYCDACSNNTFSKHSFFLKGARVLIQCNFKVNSSAAPEEISLEAERTTDQHGVYKLDVPPVDGFECREGHELRSACRATLVRSSSAACNVPGLRGSTQHIALRGPRGTAACFLNLNALNFRPAKRDRKLCHGGGSNAFGSSLFFWPFLPLFWPPPLGLPSPAAPGAAGGTVSFPWPFHVPEWLVPFLRPPFLPFPLYQPAPVSSTAPPPFERFPPPQRTAARP, encoded by the exons ATGGCGAGGAACTGCAGAGCTCCCGCCGCAGCGTTCATGGCGCCgctgctggtggcggcggcggtggtggtgtcgTTCTTGGGCGGCGGGGCGGAGGCCAGGAAGTCGAGCAACATCACGGTGGTCGGCTCCGTCTACTGCGACGCCTGCTCCAACAACACCTTCTCCAAGCACAGCTTCTTCCTCAAAG GGGCTCGGGTGCTGATCCAGTGCAACTTCAAGGTGAACTCCAGCGCGGCGCCGGAGGAGATCTCGCTGGAGGCGGAGCGCACCACGGACCAGCACGGCGTGTACAAGTTGGACGTGCCCCCCGTGGACGGCTTCGAGTGCCGGGAGGGCCACGAACTCCGGTCGGCGTGCCGCGCCACGCTCGTCCGGAGCTCATCGGCCGCCTGCAACGTCCCGGGCCTCCGCGGCTCCACGCAGCACATCGCGCTCCGGGGCCCCCGCGGCACCGCCGCCTGCTTCCTCAACCTCAACGCGCTCAACTTCCGCCCCGCCAAGCGGGACCGTAAGCTCTGCCACGGCGGCGGCAGCAATGCGTTCGGGTCGTCGCTCTTCTTCTGGCCGTTCCTGCCGCTCTTCTGGCCGCCGCCGCTCGGGCTCCCGTCGCCCGCCGCGCCGGGAGCCGCCGGAGGGACGGTGTCGTTCCCGTGGCCGTTCCACGTGCCGGAGTGGCTGGTGCCGTTCCTGCGCCCGCCCTTCCTGCCTTTCCCGCTCTACCAGCCGGCGCCGGTGTCATCAACGGCGCCGCCCCCGTTCGAACGTTTCCCGCCACCACAACGAACGGCTGCTCGGCCGTAA